The following are encoded in a window of Cherax quadricarinatus isolate ZL_2023a chromosome 74, ASM3850222v1, whole genome shotgun sequence genomic DNA:
- the LOC128700209 gene encoding uncharacterized protein isoform X1 — protein sequence MMSNSGEMAKGDAQPCEMARGVAQQFDIPRSDHPSFDMTRYVTQSSEMVRGAYQSFDMNKGAHQPYEMPRGVGHTFEMTRAVAPPFDMPRTVPQSFEMPRGIHQSYDMPRGVAQQYDMSRGVGQPFEMPRGNTVYDMPRGPQSYDMPRGSHSYHYDMARGVAPSLDMTQGGMDVAHPFDYGKTFQQCHETESTGPAKSDVQHHMPDVQQGLEVPMEMPKTAPQSTVKTKGSAQKGVSHPFDFAKGYAQQLEIAKRAAQSAIQAKVQAQKVEKARQEAEQADKAKREAEAEKSKREAEELEKAKTAAQPSEILKLYAQQLKMMKNAAKPSEIAKMYAKQLEMAKANTSKSEKIRKPGPYSDRSKRGKVSSHSIDKENEGVQVSEKSKSISRTSGKETQSNGKFNEMETDESNDIQTEESKGDPPPFEMSKYLAQLSKMKKGGAPPVEKDDSRSNEGGRSEDQQSDTVQEDNASPSTDTAKTSGLAFPFELMKNLGLPFGIGITGAGGLRAKRDRQELTIANKAKLIEQVEARGAKKKADIAREWGLRPSTLSTIMKNKDRILTQFKSQRYAAGRRRMRTAAYPDVEEALLTWFRYARAANIPITGPVLQGMGVTLAQELGHPEFSCSVGWLDRFKARHGLSFNPKNNQDSGGGTFNEPADRQPSPLPSVPLEADSDSESSPNSWFPPSMPTTGTSATEPTDSTTDTWFNTSLPNLNTTSTVETQEQLNKWFPSTLEAEEEEPTTPAPAEDPTSTWFYSTIPSLLRDYKSRDIFSASEAALFYNLLPDRSLAMKGEDGHKWTWVKERLTFMVAVNMDGSDKLPLLVIGQMKDPKIFHNVETLPLPYEANDSAMMTSSIFENWVLQLDEQYQNLNRNIVILVNACPAHPNIDNLRCVRLIFLPKETTSQLQPVEQGIIQNLKTIYRRFVLERLIEHSEKGQDYEVTVLEAMEFLEEAWKQVKTELIVDSFKQAGLEQLDIDSAKLGCEDEHALLERARRSGIDIPGDVTFESYLNVDSQVQTTMEQNEAGTTEAEQALGGDDTEMGSVVGPILPSVAMHALASLRKFVQEQCGPENFLNSLAELEGWVTKHIVKPEVSFTSE from the coding sequence ATGATGTCGAATTCAGGAGAAATGGCGAAGGGTGATGCTCAGCCTTGTGAAATGGCAAGGGGCGTGGCGCAACAGTTTGACATCCCGCGCAGTGACCATCCATCCTTTGACATGACCAGGTATGTTACGCAATCGTCGGAGATGGTTCGTGGGGCGTATCAGTCGTTTGACATGAACAAGGGTGCACACCAGCCTTACGAAATGCCCAGGGGCGTCGGACACACCTTTGAAATGACTAGGGCCGTAGCTCCCCCATTTGACATGCCACGAACTGTGCCACAGTCATTTGAAATGCCAAGAGGAATCCATCAGTCGTATGATATGCCCAGAGGAGTCGCACAACAGTATGATATGTCCAGAGGCGTTGGCCAACCGTTTGAAATGCCAAGGGGAAATACAGTATACGATATGCCAAGAGGACCTCAGAGCTACGATATGCCGAGAGGTAGTCACTCTTATCACTACGACATGGCCAGAGGTGTAGCGCCATCTCTTGACATGACCCAAGGTGGCATGGATGTGGCTCACCCCTTTGACTATGGTAAAACTTTTCAGCAGTGCCATGAGACTGAGTCCACTGGTCCTGCCAAATCAGATGTACAGCACCACATGCCCGATGTACAACAGGGACTGGAGGTACCAATGGAGATGCCCAAGACCGCCCCGCAGTCCACAGTCAAGACTAAAGGCAGTGCACAGAAGGGAGTTAGTCATCCCTTTGATTTTGCTAAAGGCTATGCCCAGCAGCTGGAGATAGCTAAACGAGCTGCTCAGAGTGCAATACAAGCTAAGGTACAAGCTCAGAAAGTGGAAAAGGCAAGGCAGGAAGCAGAACAGGCAGATAAAGCAAAGCGGGAGGCAGAAGCGGAAAAATCAAAACGAGAAGCAGAGGAATTAGAAAAAGCCAAAACTGCTGCACAGCCGTCCGAGATCTTAAAGCTTTATGCGCAACAATTAAAAATGATGAAAAATGCTGCCAAACCCTCGGAGATCGCCAAGATGTACGCCAAGCAACTTGAAATGGCCAAAGCTAATACATCCAAATCAGAAAAAATAAGAAAGCCAGGCCCATACTCAGACAGATCAAAAAGAGGAAAGGTATCCAGTCATTCCATTGACAAGGAAAATGAAGGTGTCCAGGTTTCAGAAAAGTCAAAAAGTATAAGTCGAACATCCGGCAAAGAAACACAATCCAATGGAAAGTTTAATGAAATGGAAACAGACGAGAGTAATGATATCCAGACTGAGGAATCTAAAGGTGACCCGCCACCCTTTGAAATGTCAAAATACCTCGCTCAGTTATCCAAAATGAAGAAAGGTGGCGCTCCACCTGTGGAAAAAGATGATTCACGGTCAAACGAGGGTGGGAGAAGTGAAGATCAGCAGTCTGACACGGTTCAAGAAGACAATGCCTCACCATCTACTGACACAGCAAAAACTTCTGGTCTTGCATTTCCCTTTGAATTAATGAAGAATTTGGGTTTACCATTTGGAATAGGTATTACCGGAGCTGGTGGTCTTAGAGCTAAACGTGACCGACAAGAACTGACCATTGCAAACAAAGCCAAATTGATAGAGCAGGTGGAAGCAAGGGGTGCGAAAAAGAAAGCTGATATCGCTAGAGAATGGGGCTTAAGACCTTCTACGCTTTCAACTATAATGAAAAACAAAGATAGAATACTGACACAATTCAAATCTCAAAGATATGCAGCTGGACGTAGACGAATGCGCACAGCAGCATACCCTGACGTAGAAGAAGCCCTTCTTACATGGTTTAGATACGCTAGGGCGGCTAATATACCAATTACAGGCCCCGTCCTCCAAGGCATGGGCGTCACCCTGGCTCAAGAACTTGGACACCCGGAGTTTTCTTGTAGTGTTGGCTGGCTGGATCGGTTTAAAGCAAGGCATGGACTCTCCTTCAATCCTAAAAACAACCAGGATTCGGGAGGTGGTACCTTTAATGAGCCAGCTGATAGACAGCCTAGTCCTCTGCCATCTGTTCCGCTTGAAGCTGATTCTGATTCTGAATCTTCACCAAATTCTTGGTTTCCACCTTCAATGCCAACAACAGGAACATCTGCCACAGAACCAACAGATAGTACCACAGATACATGGTTTAACACTTCCCTTCCTAACCTGAATACTACCTCAACAGTAGAAACACAAGAACAATTGAATAAATGGTTCCCATCAACACTagaagcagaggaggaggaacctACGACCCCTGCTCCTGCCGAAGACCCAACAAGTACCTGGTTTTACAGTACAATTCCTTCGCTCTTGAGAGACTACAAATCTCGAGATATTTTCAGTGCCAGCGAGGCAGCTCTCTTTTATAATCTCCTACCCGACAGATCCCTTGCTATGAAAGGAGAAGACGGCCACAAGTGGACATGGGTTAAAGAACGACTTACATTTATGGTTGCTGTTAATATGGATGGCAGTGACAAACTTCCATTGTTGGTAATTGGGCAGATGAAGGACCCAAAAATCTTTCACAACGTGGAAACTTTACCGTTACCTTATGAAGCAAATGATTCAGCAATGATGACATCGTCTATTTTTGAAAATTGGGTACTGCAACTGGATGAGCAATACCAAAATTTAAACAGAAATATTGTAATTTTAGTCAATGCATGCCCAGCACATCCAAACATCGATAACCTTAGATGTGTTCGGCTAATATTCCTTCCCAAAGAAACAACTTCTCAACTACAACCAGTTGAGCAAGGAATTATTCAGAACTTAAAAACCATTTACCGCCGCTTTGTGTTGGAAAGACTAATCGAACACAGTGAAAAAGGGCAGGACTACGAAGTTACAGTGTTAGAAGCAATGGAGTTTTTGGAGGAGGCGTGGAAGCAAGTTAAAACGGAACTCATCGTGGACAGTTTTAAACAAGCTGGACTCGAGCAACTAGATATTGACTCTGCTAAGCTAGGCTGCGAGGATGAGCATGCATTACTGGAACGCGCCAGGAGATCCGGCATTGACATCCCTGGAGATGTAACTTTTGAGTCCTATCTCAACGTGGACAGTCAGGTGCAGACGACGATGGAGCAGAATGAGGCTGGAACCACAGAGGCTGAGCAGGCACTGGGAGGGGATGACACTGAGATGGGCAGTGTGGTCGGACCCATCCTGCCCAGCGTGGCCATGCATGCACTCGCTTCACTACGGAAGTTCGTACAGGAACAATGTGGACCCGAGAATTTTCTCAATTCATTGGCTGAATTGGAGGGCTGGGTGACAAAACACATAGTCAAACCTGAGGTTTCATTCACATCTGAATGA
- the LOC128700209 gene encoding uncharacterized protein isoform X2 encodes MAKGDAQPCEMARGVAQQFDIPRSDHPSFDMTRYVTQSSEMVRGAYQSFDMNKGAHQPYEMPRGVGHTFEMTRAVAPPFDMPRTVPQSFEMPRGIHQSYDMPRGVAQQYDMSRGVGQPFEMPRGNTVYDMPRGPQSYDMPRGSHSYHYDMARGVAPSLDMTQGGMDVAHPFDYGKTFQQCHETESTGPAKSDVQHHMPDVQQGLEVPMEMPKTAPQSTVKTKGSAQKGVSHPFDFAKGYAQQLEIAKRAAQSAIQAKVQAQKVEKARQEAEQADKAKREAEAEKSKREAEELEKAKTAAQPSEILKLYAQQLKMMKNAAKPSEIAKMYAKQLEMAKANTSKSEKIRKPGPYSDRSKRGKVSSHSIDKENEGVQVSEKSKSISRTSGKETQSNGKFNEMETDESNDIQTEESKGDPPPFEMSKYLAQLSKMKKGGAPPVEKDDSRSNEGGRSEDQQSDTVQEDNASPSTDTAKTSGLAFPFELMKNLGLPFGIGITGAGGLRAKRDRQELTIANKAKLIEQVEARGAKKKADIAREWGLRPSTLSTIMKNKDRILTQFKSQRYAAGRRRMRTAAYPDVEEALLTWFRYARAANIPITGPVLQGMGVTLAQELGHPEFSCSVGWLDRFKARHGLSFNPKNNQDSGGGTFNEPADRQPSPLPSVPLEADSDSESSPNSWFPPSMPTTGTSATEPTDSTTDTWFNTSLPNLNTTSTVETQEQLNKWFPSTLEAEEEEPTTPAPAEDPTSTWFYSTIPSLLRDYKSRDIFSASEAALFYNLLPDRSLAMKGEDGHKWTWVKERLTFMVAVNMDGSDKLPLLVIGQMKDPKIFHNVETLPLPYEANDSAMMTSSIFENWVLQLDEQYQNLNRNIVILVNACPAHPNIDNLRCVRLIFLPKETTSQLQPVEQGIIQNLKTIYRRFVLERLIEHSEKGQDYEVTVLEAMEFLEEAWKQVKTELIVDSFKQAGLEQLDIDSAKLGCEDEHALLERARRSGIDIPGDVTFESYLNVDSQVQTTMEQNEAGTTEAEQALGGDDTEMGSVVGPILPSVAMHALASLRKFVQEQCGPENFLNSLAELEGWVTKHIVKPEVSFTSE; translated from the coding sequence ATGGCGAAGGGTGATGCTCAGCCTTGTGAAATGGCAAGGGGCGTGGCGCAACAGTTTGACATCCCGCGCAGTGACCATCCATCCTTTGACATGACCAGGTATGTTACGCAATCGTCGGAGATGGTTCGTGGGGCGTATCAGTCGTTTGACATGAACAAGGGTGCACACCAGCCTTACGAAATGCCCAGGGGCGTCGGACACACCTTTGAAATGACTAGGGCCGTAGCTCCCCCATTTGACATGCCACGAACTGTGCCACAGTCATTTGAAATGCCAAGAGGAATCCATCAGTCGTATGATATGCCCAGAGGAGTCGCACAACAGTATGATATGTCCAGAGGCGTTGGCCAACCGTTTGAAATGCCAAGGGGAAATACAGTATACGATATGCCAAGAGGACCTCAGAGCTACGATATGCCGAGAGGTAGTCACTCTTATCACTACGACATGGCCAGAGGTGTAGCGCCATCTCTTGACATGACCCAAGGTGGCATGGATGTGGCTCACCCCTTTGACTATGGTAAAACTTTTCAGCAGTGCCATGAGACTGAGTCCACTGGTCCTGCCAAATCAGATGTACAGCACCACATGCCCGATGTACAACAGGGACTGGAGGTACCAATGGAGATGCCCAAGACCGCCCCGCAGTCCACAGTCAAGACTAAAGGCAGTGCACAGAAGGGAGTTAGTCATCCCTTTGATTTTGCTAAAGGCTATGCCCAGCAGCTGGAGATAGCTAAACGAGCTGCTCAGAGTGCAATACAAGCTAAGGTACAAGCTCAGAAAGTGGAAAAGGCAAGGCAGGAAGCAGAACAGGCAGATAAAGCAAAGCGGGAGGCAGAAGCGGAAAAATCAAAACGAGAAGCAGAGGAATTAGAAAAAGCCAAAACTGCTGCACAGCCGTCCGAGATCTTAAAGCTTTATGCGCAACAATTAAAAATGATGAAAAATGCTGCCAAACCCTCGGAGATCGCCAAGATGTACGCCAAGCAACTTGAAATGGCCAAAGCTAATACATCCAAATCAGAAAAAATAAGAAAGCCAGGCCCATACTCAGACAGATCAAAAAGAGGAAAGGTATCCAGTCATTCCATTGACAAGGAAAATGAAGGTGTCCAGGTTTCAGAAAAGTCAAAAAGTATAAGTCGAACATCCGGCAAAGAAACACAATCCAATGGAAAGTTTAATGAAATGGAAACAGACGAGAGTAATGATATCCAGACTGAGGAATCTAAAGGTGACCCGCCACCCTTTGAAATGTCAAAATACCTCGCTCAGTTATCCAAAATGAAGAAAGGTGGCGCTCCACCTGTGGAAAAAGATGATTCACGGTCAAACGAGGGTGGGAGAAGTGAAGATCAGCAGTCTGACACGGTTCAAGAAGACAATGCCTCACCATCTACTGACACAGCAAAAACTTCTGGTCTTGCATTTCCCTTTGAATTAATGAAGAATTTGGGTTTACCATTTGGAATAGGTATTACCGGAGCTGGTGGTCTTAGAGCTAAACGTGACCGACAAGAACTGACCATTGCAAACAAAGCCAAATTGATAGAGCAGGTGGAAGCAAGGGGTGCGAAAAAGAAAGCTGATATCGCTAGAGAATGGGGCTTAAGACCTTCTACGCTTTCAACTATAATGAAAAACAAAGATAGAATACTGACACAATTCAAATCTCAAAGATATGCAGCTGGACGTAGACGAATGCGCACAGCAGCATACCCTGACGTAGAAGAAGCCCTTCTTACATGGTTTAGATACGCTAGGGCGGCTAATATACCAATTACAGGCCCCGTCCTCCAAGGCATGGGCGTCACCCTGGCTCAAGAACTTGGACACCCGGAGTTTTCTTGTAGTGTTGGCTGGCTGGATCGGTTTAAAGCAAGGCATGGACTCTCCTTCAATCCTAAAAACAACCAGGATTCGGGAGGTGGTACCTTTAATGAGCCAGCTGATAGACAGCCTAGTCCTCTGCCATCTGTTCCGCTTGAAGCTGATTCTGATTCTGAATCTTCACCAAATTCTTGGTTTCCACCTTCAATGCCAACAACAGGAACATCTGCCACAGAACCAACAGATAGTACCACAGATACATGGTTTAACACTTCCCTTCCTAACCTGAATACTACCTCAACAGTAGAAACACAAGAACAATTGAATAAATGGTTCCCATCAACACTagaagcagaggaggaggaacctACGACCCCTGCTCCTGCCGAAGACCCAACAAGTACCTGGTTTTACAGTACAATTCCTTCGCTCTTGAGAGACTACAAATCTCGAGATATTTTCAGTGCCAGCGAGGCAGCTCTCTTTTATAATCTCCTACCCGACAGATCCCTTGCTATGAAAGGAGAAGACGGCCACAAGTGGACATGGGTTAAAGAACGACTTACATTTATGGTTGCTGTTAATATGGATGGCAGTGACAAACTTCCATTGTTGGTAATTGGGCAGATGAAGGACCCAAAAATCTTTCACAACGTGGAAACTTTACCGTTACCTTATGAAGCAAATGATTCAGCAATGATGACATCGTCTATTTTTGAAAATTGGGTACTGCAACTGGATGAGCAATACCAAAATTTAAACAGAAATATTGTAATTTTAGTCAATGCATGCCCAGCACATCCAAACATCGATAACCTTAGATGTGTTCGGCTAATATTCCTTCCCAAAGAAACAACTTCTCAACTACAACCAGTTGAGCAAGGAATTATTCAGAACTTAAAAACCATTTACCGCCGCTTTGTGTTGGAAAGACTAATCGAACACAGTGAAAAAGGGCAGGACTACGAAGTTACAGTGTTAGAAGCAATGGAGTTTTTGGAGGAGGCGTGGAAGCAAGTTAAAACGGAACTCATCGTGGACAGTTTTAAACAAGCTGGACTCGAGCAACTAGATATTGACTCTGCTAAGCTAGGCTGCGAGGATGAGCATGCATTACTGGAACGCGCCAGGAGATCCGGCATTGACATCCCTGGAGATGTAACTTTTGAGTCCTATCTCAACGTGGACAGTCAGGTGCAGACGACGATGGAGCAGAATGAGGCTGGAACCACAGAGGCTGAGCAGGCACTGGGAGGGGATGACACTGAGATGGGCAGTGTGGTCGGACCCATCCTGCCCAGCGTGGCCATGCATGCACTCGCTTCACTACGGAAGTTCGTACAGGAACAATGTGGACCCGAGAATTTTCTCAATTCATTGGCTGAATTGGAGGGCTGGGTGACAAAACACATAGTCAAACCTGAGGTTTCATTCACATCTGAATGA